The sequence GTCGAGGTCATCCTCGATGCAGACGGAGGCCATGCCCGGAGCTACGATGATGGAAAGGGTGGCTGCTTCGAGAGCGTCTGTCACGATTCCCTTGTCTACGTCAGCGAGGGCTTCCTTGCCGTATTTCAGAATGCCCGGTGCTACGTTCTGTGCATTGTTCACGCCGGTCTGCTGGATCCATGTGAGGTCCATGCCTCTGGCGGAGAAGGGGACTTCATATTGCTTGGCAAGAGCATCGCCGAGGCCTGCCCAGAAGTACTGGCGCGGGGAGTGTGCGATGATTTCCGTATTGATGAAGGTGTGCCATGCACCGCGTTCTCTGTAAATGGAGCCTTTGAAGCTGTGGTCCGGGTTGTACATGATGCAGACGGCAGTGACGGAGGCGCAGTTGGATGCGAGTGTCGGGAATGTGAAAATCGGTTTCTTCAGGAGGTGCGCAGCCCATTTGCAGGTGTCGGTCGCGCGGCCGCCGCCGACGGCGAAAATCATGTCGGCTTCCTGGATTTCCGGGATCTTTGTCAGTGCTTCGGCGTTTTCAAATGTAGCGTCGTCGCCGTAGAGGAAGGATCCGGTGATATCGATCTTTCCGCTGACGGCTTTTCTGATCAGCGGTTCAGCGGCGATTCTAGCCTTGGTGCCGCCGATGATGACAGCGGTTTTTCCATATTCGCCGCAAATATCCGGAATCTTGTCATAGGCATCGCTGCCGATGGTGAAGTGCGGTAAATACGTACTATTCATAAATGATCCCCTCTCTTATGTAAAAGGCTTATGGCCTTGGATGTATACAGGTATTATAGTCGAATCGGATGGTCTCTTCAAGAATCAATGGCCGATGCGGACCTGCCTGCCTCCCGCGGCTTCGAAGAGGCGGTGGGAAATGGAGAGCACCGTGCGCTTTTCAGAAGCAGCGCGCAGGGCGTCAAGGACCTGCTTCTCTGTGACGGAGTCAAGGTTCGCCGTGATTTCATCGAGAAGGAGAAGCGGCGGATTCGTGACGGTCGCGCGGGCAATGGAGAGGAGCTGGAACTGGCCCTGTGAAAGGAGGCCCGGGTCGTAAGGGGTATCAAAACCTTCCGGCAAGTCTTCGATGGCAGGAAGGATGCCTGTCTCGGCCAGTGCTCTTCTGACGTCTTCCTCGGAAATGGAGGGATCGGAGAGCGTAATCTGGTCCCGCATATTTCCCGAAACTGGCTTGAACTGCTGCTCGACGAGGCCGAATACCTTTCTTCTTTCCTCTTCAGGGATGGATTCCGGCGCGCGGCCGAAGATGCGGACGGTGCCCTCAGATGGCTGGTAGAGGCCGCAGATGAGTTTGAAGAGCGTGCTCTTGCCCGAGCCTGTCCTTCCAATCAGCGTGACATTCTCGCCTTCATGGATGGTGAGGTCGAAATTGTGGAAGACAGGCTTTCCGTCTTCGTAGGCAAAGGAAAGATGGCGGATGGAAATCGGGATATTCTCTTCTTTTTCAGAAACTGCTGCGGAAGGCGTTTCCATTTCCTTTTCCGAAAGGAAGTCGCCGATCCGCTTGCAGCCTGCGATAGCGGACTGGATATTCTGGATTTCCATGCCGATGCTTTCGAGCGGCGAGAAAACCTTCCCGACGTAGGCGATGAGGGCGACGGCGGTACCTGCGCTCATGCCGAAGAGTGCCTGGAAGTCGCTCCGGCTGACGGAGAGAACGACCATGATGGCGATGATAAGCGAGCTCACCGTGATGATGATCGGCGAGTAAATCGAGTCGTACAGGTTGCTCCGGTTCATTGCGTCAAACCCCGCGCGGACGGATTTCCCGTACCTTTCTTCCATGAAGGATTCGCGGTGGTAGAGGCGGATCGTGCGGATGCTGGCAATCGTTTCAGGGATCGCCTGATTGATGCCCGCGACGGCTTTCCTGTTGTCGAGCTGCGCGGAGAGCATGCGGCGCTGGAATGATCTCGTGAGGAGGAAGAGAATCGGCAGCGATAAGAAGAGCAGGATCATGAGGCCCTTGCTCAGGAAATAGACGACGCAGAGGATGGAAACGATGCGGAAGACGTCGGAAATCATGGAAATGATGCCCGAGTCGAAGAGGTCTTCGAGGGTATCGACGTCGTTCACGAAGAGCGAGGCGAGCGAACCGCTGTCGTTTTCTATGAAGACGGAAGAGGGCAGGCGCGAGAGCTTGTCCGCCATGAAGGAGCGGATGTGGCGCGTCGAGCGCTGGCCGAAGATCGTGATGATCGTTTCCTTGACTGAGTCTGCAATGCCCGAGACGGCTGTCAGGGCAAAGTAGAGAAGGCCTGCCTGGAGGAGGAAGGGAAGCGTCGCATTTTCTGCCGTCAGTTCATCGACGATGCGCCTGAGGATCAGCGGCGGCGTGACGGAAACGGTGACGGAGATGAGGATCGCAAGGACGAGCCCGATGGTCAGCTTCTTATTATGCAGGGCAGCATAGCGGAAAATGGAATAAAGCGGGCGCTTCGTGTCGACGGGATTCTTTTTGTTCATTTATCGTCCCCTCCTTCCGCGAGGGCGTGCTGCATCTTCCAGAGGCGGCGGTACTGCCTGTTCTTGCTGAGAAGTTCTTCATGGGGAAGGACCTCTACACTTCCGTCGCCAGAAATCCAGACGACGCGGTCGAAGTCCTTGAAGAAATGGAGACGGTGAGAAATGAGGATGACGATCGAATCCCTCAGCATCGGGCGGATGTTGGTGAGGATTTCCTCTTCCGTCTTTCTGTCGACGGCGGAGAAGGGATCGTCCAGGATGAGGAGCGGGCGCTTGTGGTAGAGCGTACGGGCCAGAGCCACGCGCGCCTGCTGGCCGCCGGAAAGACGGAGGCCGCCCTCTCCGATCATCGTGTGGATGCCATCCGGGAAGGAGGAAATTTCCTTGTCCATCTCGACAGCTTTAAGAACAGCATCGAGATCGCCGGGCTTTCCGAGGCGGATGTTGTCCTCGATCGTTCCGGAGAAAAGTTCAGGGCGGTGGCCCATGTAGCCGACTGTGCCGATGGGGTCGATTTCGCTTCCAAGGCGCTTTCCTCCATAAAGGATCGTGCCCTCATAAGGGTACTCGCAGAGGAATGTGCGGCCGAGCGTCGATTTCCCGCTGGCAACTTCCCCTGTGACGCCGATGAATTCACCGGACCTGGCTTCAAGATTGAAATCCTTGTAAATCGGGTGGTCGCCGCCCGGGTAGGTGAAGGAAACGTGGCTGACGGAAAGATCGGCAGACGGGGACACTTTTTCTTCTGTCTCCTCGATATCCTTCAGGTAAGGACGGACGCGGACCCATGACACCTTCGCTTTCTGCACAGCATTGAAAAGATGCGCTGCATGGGAGGCTTTCACCGCAAGGCGCGCAAAGCAGGCAAGGTAGGCGGAGAAGGCCGCAATGTCCCAGGAAGCCCAGCCCGTCCCCATGACGTTCCTGCCGCCATGGACGATGATAAAGAATGCGCCCGTCATGGCGATGACTTCATAAAGAGGCTCCATCGTATTGCCCCATAGATTGGCGCGGACGGTCTTCTTCTTATAATCGGCAAGGTACGTCTCATAGATGGTGTCCTGCGCCGTTTCCTCGCCGAAAATGCGGTAAGTGAGCGCATTCCTGATGCGGTCCATTGTGCGGTCAGAAAGGCGCCCGCTTGATTCTTTCCCGGCGCGTGCGCTGTCGGTCACGACCTTCTTGAGCCGGCCGGCAATGAAGTAGGCAATCGGAGGGAAGAGAAGGACGAGGAATGTCAATTTCCAGTCATAGTAAAAAAGGAGCGCGGCATAAGCCACCATGACGACGCCCGTGTCGAAGACCTCCGTCGTGAATTTGCGCATGCCTTCCACGCAGGCATCGACGTCCGAGACGACGCGCGTCATGAGGGATCCTTCCGTCTCGCCCGCCTTCGCCGTTTCCTGATGGATGAGCGTGCGGTAAAGGATTGCCTTCATCGCAAGGGAGATGTCGTTCGCAAAATGGCGCACGTAGAGACGCTTGAGAGCGCGGCAGCCCTGCACGATCATGATCGTCAGAAGGTAGAGCGAAGCGAGGCGCAGCATAGCCGAAGGCGCTCGCTCGCCGCCCAGGATATCTATCACGTACTGGGCCAGCTGTCCTTCAAACCAGGGAGAGAGCGTCATGCCCACATTGTAGATGAGCCCGCTGATCGTCACGTACAAAAGGACCTTCTTCTCTCCCGCAAAATAATAGAGAAGATCCGACGGCGTATATTTCTTCATAATAATCTTCTTTCTTCCTGCTTCCTGAATTTTTCCTTTTTCTCTATTATAATTCAGAGAGAGACACATGATTTTAAACAATACTTAAAATAGAAACAAGAATGACAAATGAGAATTTTTCCTGTTTTGGCAAAGTGTTTTTTAGTATATAA is a genomic window of Veillonellaceae bacterium containing:
- a CDS encoding iron-containing alcohol dehydrogenase family protein, whose protein sequence is MNSTYLPHFTIGSDAYDKIPDICGEYGKTAVIIGGTKARIAAEPLIRKAVSGKIDITGSFLYGDDATFENAEALTKIPEIQEADMIFAVGGGRATDTCKWAAHLLKKPIFTFPTLASNCASVTAVCIMYNPDHSFKGSIYRERGAWHTFINTEIIAHSPRQYFWAGLGDALAKQYEVPFSARGMDLTWIQQTGVNNAQNVAPGILKYGKEALADVDKGIVTDALEAATLSIIVAPGMASVCIEDDLDSSLAHAIYNSHTRTPHKGEHFHGAVVNYGLQVMLTMDGQIEERDKIYNFAKSINLPHCLEDIGIDPKHPDELVENCLHTKDMRVKPYDITFDMVYKAMMDVEKLKDK
- a CDS encoding ABC transporter ATP-binding protein/permease, whose amino-acid sequence is MNKKNPVDTKRPLYSIFRYAALHNKKLTIGLVLAILISVTVSVTPPLILRRIVDELTAENATLPFLLQAGLLYFALTAVSGIADSVKETIITIFGQRSTRHIRSFMADKLSRLPSSVFIENDSGSLASLFVNDVDTLEDLFDSGIISMISDVFRIVSILCVVYFLSKGLMILLFLSLPILFLLTRSFQRRMLSAQLDNRKAVAGINQAIPETIASIRTIRLYHRESFMEERYGKSVRAGFDAMNRSNLYDSIYSPIIITVSSLIIAIMVVLSVSRSDFQALFGMSAGTAVALIAYVGKVFSPLESIGMEIQNIQSAIAGCKRIGDFLSEKEMETPSAAVSEKEENIPISIRHLSFAYEDGKPVFHNFDLTIHEGENVTLIGRTGSGKSTLFKLICGLYQPSEGTVRIFGRAPESIPEEERRKVFGLVEQQFKPVSGNMRDQITLSDPSISEEDVRRALAETGILPAIEDLPEGFDTPYDPGLLSQGQFQLLSIARATVTNPPLLLLDEITANLDSVTEKQVLDALRAASEKRTVLSISHRLFEAAGGRQVRIGH
- a CDS encoding ABC transporter ATP-binding protein/permease, whose protein sequence is MKKYTPSDLLYYFAGEKKVLLYVTISGLIYNVGMTLSPWFEGQLAQYVIDILGGERAPSAMLRLASLYLLTIMIVQGCRALKRLYVRHFANDISLAMKAILYRTLIHQETAKAGETEGSLMTRVVSDVDACVEGMRKFTTEVFDTGVVMVAYAALLFYYDWKLTFLVLLFPPIAYFIAGRLKKVVTDSARAGKESSGRLSDRTMDRIRNALTYRIFGEETAQDTIYETYLADYKKKTVRANLWGNTMEPLYEVIAMTGAFFIIVHGGRNVMGTGWASWDIAAFSAYLACFARLAVKASHAAHLFNAVQKAKVSWVRVRPYLKDIEETEEKVSPSADLSVSHVSFTYPGGDHPIYKDFNLEARSGEFIGVTGEVASGKSTLGRTFLCEYPYEGTILYGGKRLGSEIDPIGTVGYMGHRPELFSGTIEDNIRLGKPGDLDAVLKAVEMDKEISSFPDGIHTMIGEGGLRLSGGQQARVALARTLYHKRPLLILDDPFSAVDRKTEEEILTNIRPMLRDSIVILISHRLHFFKDFDRVVWISGDGSVEVLPHEELLSKNRQYRRLWKMQHALAEGGDDK